A single genomic interval of Spirosoma taeanense harbors:
- the pheT gene encoding phenylalanine--tRNA ligase subunit beta has product MEVSYKWLQEFIELPESPEEVGKLLTGTGLEVEGIEKIDAVPGGLEGVVIGEVLTCTKHPDADKLSLTTVDVGAEQPLPIVCGAPNVAAGQKVIVALVGATLHPASSTGTPAEPFQIKKAKIRGAASEGMICAEDEIGLGTSHAGIMVLDTDLPNGTPAARYFNLEADYQIAIGLTPNRIDAASHFGTARDLKAVLNRPLRMPSIEAFTVNDTSLTLDVRVEDRAACPRYSGLTISGLTVGESPDWLKQRLLAIGLNPINNIVDVTNYVCHDLGQPLHAFDADKITGGQVIVKTVAEGTPFVTLDGIERKLTATDLMICDAGKPMCIAGVFGGQNSGVTSQTTRIFLESAYFSPTSVRRTAQHHGLKTDASFRFERGTDPNMPVYALKRAALLIQAIAGGTVTSDVTDLYPSPIEPFRVLVRYRNIDRLIGIQIDRTEIHRILNALDIQADEQSPDSFVAVVPPYRVDVTREADVIEEILRIYGLDSIPLSTNLSAESLSEFPKTDPDQWQSRVGQLMAANGFYEILTLSLTRPAYNDAIRPTLSGADVTLLNPLSDELSVMRQTLLFSALETLLYNINRRQKDLKTFEFGKVYRKDQQEDGTTRYVEQMRLSLAMVGNQQAESWLQKSQPVAFHDLATAVQRVLNLFRVKTVETQPADSTLFQYGLTYIVNKKPLVSLGLVHPNLTRLVDLKQPVFYADFDWAFLLKQTSAKTRYEEVPRFPEVRRDLSLVLDKAVTFEQINRLAHQTERKLLRSVNIFDVYEGENLGGGKKAYSVSFTLQDPGQTLTDATIEKTMQRLMSVFERDLGAVIRK; this is encoded by the coding sequence ATGGAAGTTTCCTATAAATGGTTACAAGAGTTCATTGAGTTACCCGAATCGCCCGAAGAAGTTGGCAAACTGCTGACCGGCACGGGTTTGGAAGTAGAAGGAATTGAAAAGATCGACGCTGTTCCGGGCGGGCTGGAAGGCGTTGTCATTGGCGAGGTGCTGACCTGCACCAAACACCCCGACGCCGACAAACTAAGCCTGACGACGGTGGATGTAGGGGCCGAACAGCCGCTGCCTATTGTCTGTGGCGCACCCAACGTAGCGGCTGGCCAGAAAGTCATTGTCGCGCTCGTGGGGGCTACGCTGCATCCTGCGTCCAGCACCGGTACCCCCGCCGAGCCGTTCCAGATCAAAAAAGCCAAAATTCGCGGGGCGGCATCTGAAGGGATGATCTGCGCCGAAGATGAGATCGGCTTAGGTACGTCGCATGCCGGGATTATGGTTCTGGATACCGACCTGCCCAACGGCACCCCTGCCGCCCGCTATTTCAATCTCGAAGCCGACTATCAGATCGCTATTGGGCTAACCCCCAACCGAATCGACGCAGCTTCTCATTTTGGTACGGCCCGCGATCTAAAAGCCGTTCTGAACCGTCCGCTGCGGATGCCTTCGATCGAGGCATTCACCGTAAACGATACCAGCCTGACGCTGGACGTTCGGGTGGAAGACAGAGCCGCCTGCCCCCGCTACAGTGGCCTGACGATTAGCGGCCTAACCGTTGGCGAATCGCCCGACTGGCTTAAACAACGGCTGCTGGCCATTGGTCTCAACCCGATCAACAACATCGTGGACGTAACGAACTACGTCTGCCATGACCTCGGTCAGCCGCTGCACGCCTTCGACGCCGACAAGATTACGGGCGGACAGGTGATTGTGAAAACCGTTGCCGAGGGTACGCCCTTTGTAACGCTCGACGGGATAGAGCGCAAACTGACGGCCACCGACCTGATGATCTGCGATGCCGGGAAGCCCATGTGCATTGCGGGCGTGTTCGGCGGACAGAATTCGGGCGTAACGAGCCAGACAACCCGCATCTTCCTGGAATCGGCCTATTTTTCGCCTACATCGGTTCGCCGGACGGCGCAGCACCACGGCCTCAAAACGGACGCTTCGTTCCGGTTCGAGCGCGGAACGGACCCGAACATGCCTGTCTACGCGCTCAAACGGGCCGCCTTGCTGATTCAGGCGATTGCTGGCGGAACGGTTACCTCCGACGTAACCGATCTGTACCCCAGCCCGATTGAACCCTTCCGGGTCCTGGTGCGCTATCGGAACATTGACCGGCTGATTGGTATTCAGATTGATCGCACCGAGATTCACCGGATTCTCAATGCACTCGATATTCAGGCCGATGAGCAGTCGCCGGATAGCTTCGTGGCGGTGGTGCCGCCCTACCGCGTCGACGTAACGCGCGAAGCCGACGTAATTGAAGAAATTCTGCGGATATACGGGCTGGATAGCATCCCACTCTCGACGAACCTGTCGGCCGAATCTCTGTCGGAGTTCCCGAAAACCGACCCGGATCAGTGGCAGAGCCGCGTCGGCCAACTAATGGCGGCCAATGGTTTCTACGAAATCCTGACGCTATCGCTCACCCGACCGGCCTACAATGACGCCATCCGTCCGACCCTGTCGGGGGCCGACGTAACGCTGCTCAATCCGCTCAGCGACGAATTGTCCGTAATGCGCCAGACGCTCTTGTTCTCGGCCCTGGAAACCCTGCTGTATAACATCAACCGTCGGCAGAAAGACCTGAAAACGTTTGAGTTCGGTAAGGTGTATCGGAAAGATCAGCAGGAAGACGGCACAACCAGATACGTTGAGCAGATGCGCCTGAGTCTGGCAATGGTTGGCAACCAACAGGCCGAAAGCTGGCTGCAGAAAAGTCAGCCCGTCGCCTTTCATGATCTGGCTACGGCCGTGCAGCGCGTGCTGAATTTGTTCCGGGTCAAAACGGTTGAAACGCAGCCCGCTGATTCAACCCTGTTTCAGTACGGTCTGACGTACATCGTCAATAAGAAACCGCTGGTCAGCCTGGGGCTGGTGCATCCAAACCTGACCAGACTGGTCGACCTGAAGCAGCCGGTCTTCTACGCTGACTTCGATTGGGCATTCCTGTTGAAGCAGACCAGCGCCAAAACCCGCTACGAGGAAGTGCCGCGTTTCCCGGAAGTTCGGCGCGACCTGTCGCTCGTTCTTGATAAGGCCGTTACGTTTGAGCAGATCAACCGGCTGGCTCACCAGACCGAGCGAAAACTATTACGTTCAGTAAATATTTTCGATGTTTACGAAGGAGAGAATCTTGGCGGAGGTAAAAAGGCGTATTCAGTAAGTTTTACACTGCAGGACCCAGGCCAGACGCTGACCGACGCGACCATTGAAAAAACCATGCAGCGGCTGATGAGCGTCTTCGAGCGGGACTTGGGAGCCGTTATCCGAAAGTAA
- a CDS encoding sensor histidine kinase, protein MNQAVSPVEAGNDLMPELSLPDLTADEQTALWHQVLAHSINGLVGLTAVRQGNHPKGVIINFRYRFLNQIALNDTFRAHRNSRQPIVGRLLTDFYPTIRETTLWQIYVNVIETGQAQRLEQTYTADERDISVVQSAAPFGRDGLLLTYSETSALQHTTRRLARQTTLLNSVLNSSPNAIVVFEAVRNAHKDISDFQITLTNKQFDLLTGQASGQLNGLLLTRIYPLDDRKMGRLEQMLGTGEPIHFEEFFSAIGRWLDITLTHLNDGFVATIQDITADKQVRQQLEATVHALHRSNQNLEQFAYVASHDLQEPLRKIVSFGDVLNNHFTSEMSESASDLIRRMQISAGRMRSLVQDLLTYARLAGDTESYGLVDLNQLVATVIDDLEMTVYERKAKLTASPLPAVWGDAALLRQLFQNLLSNALKFQQKDSTGAPIPPRIVISGRVAAATELPDELALADASQAGRRFALLTVSDNGIGFNEQYLDRIFTIFQRLHGRMQYAGTGMGLAICKKVVEIHNGHITASSQEGKGATFSVYLPMM, encoded by the coding sequence ATGAATCAGGCTGTATCTCCCGTTGAAGCCGGCAACGATCTGATGCCGGAACTATCCCTTCCTGATTTAACCGCCGACGAACAGACTGCACTCTGGCATCAGGTTCTGGCACATTCCATTAATGGATTAGTCGGCTTAACTGCCGTCCGGCAGGGAAATCACCCTAAAGGGGTAATCATTAACTTCCGCTACCGGTTTCTGAATCAGATCGCCCTGAACGATACGTTTCGGGCCCATAGGAACAGCAGGCAGCCCATTGTTGGCCGCTTATTAACCGATTTTTACCCCACTATCCGGGAAACAACTCTCTGGCAAATTTATGTCAACGTGATTGAAACGGGCCAGGCGCAGCGGCTTGAGCAAACCTATACCGCCGATGAACGCGACATCAGCGTCGTTCAGTCAGCGGCTCCGTTCGGGCGCGATGGCTTATTATTGACTTACTCCGAAACAAGCGCCCTACAGCATACCACCCGTCGGCTTGCCCGCCAGACCACGCTGTTAAATAGCGTACTCAATTCATCGCCCAATGCCATTGTGGTATTTGAAGCTGTCCGCAACGCCCACAAAGACATTTCGGATTTTCAGATTACGCTGACTAACAAACAGTTTGATTTACTCACGGGTCAGGCCAGCGGGCAACTCAACGGTCTGCTGTTAACAAGAATCTATCCGCTCGACGACCGGAAAATGGGGCGTTTGGAGCAAATGCTGGGGACAGGCGAACCAATTCATTTCGAAGAATTTTTTTCGGCGATTGGCCGGTGGCTCGACATCACCTTAACTCACCTGAATGATGGCTTCGTTGCCACGATACAGGACATTACAGCCGATAAACAGGTACGTCAGCAACTGGAGGCAACGGTGCATGCACTCCACCGATCGAATCAGAATCTGGAGCAGTTTGCCTACGTAGCCAGCCATGATCTGCAGGAACCGCTACGCAAAATTGTTTCGTTCGGCGACGTTCTGAACAATCATTTTACCAGCGAAATGAGCGAGTCGGCGTCAGACCTGATTCGCCGAATGCAGATATCGGCGGGCCGTATGCGATCGCTGGTTCAGGATTTATTGACCTATGCCCGGCTGGCTGGCGATACGGAATCATATGGACTGGTCGATCTAAATCAGTTGGTTGCGACCGTAATCGACGATCTGGAAATGACCGTTTACGAGCGGAAAGCCAAACTTACGGCCAGTCCGCTACCCGCTGTATGGGGCGATGCAGCTCTGTTGCGGCAACTGTTTCAGAATCTGTTGAGCAACGCGCTTAAATTTCAGCAGAAAGATTCGACTGGCGCACCAATTCCACCCCGGATTGTAATCAGTGGCCGGGTGGCTGCGGCAACCGAACTCCCTGACGAACTGGCCCTGGCTGATGCATCGCAGGCGGGCCGGCGGTTTGCCCTGCTGACTGTTTCTGACAATGGTATTGGCTTCAATGAGCAGTATCTGGACAGAATCTTCACGATATTTCAGCGGCTACACGGCCGCATGCAGTACGCCGGAACCGGTATGGGGCTGGCCATTTGCAAAAAAGTCGTTGAGATACATAATGGTCACATCACAGCCAGCAGCCAGGAAGGCAAGGGCGCTACGTTCAGCGTCTATCTACCTATGATGTAG
- a CDS encoding glycosyltransferase family 1 protein: MKVTDSTPVSADVVNTPSRSTTSAGAMPASTLSGAGEVQDLICFSHLRWNFVYQRPQHLLSRATKNFRVWFIEEPIWDNDFRLNVCQQTDRLTVLVPHLPHGTSPEEAVRLQRQLVDEFISQRRMTDYVAWYYTPMALLFSDHLKPRLTVYDCMDELSAFWGAPPQLLEQERKLIERAGVVFTGGYSLYEAKQNRHPHVFAFPSSIDFAHFSVSRRPQPDPIDQRSLPTPRIGFSGVIDERFDYELLGKLAQRRPEWQFILLGPIVKINPALLPKAPNVHYLGMKAYKELPTYFSNWNVGMLPFALNDSTRFISPTKTPEYLAAGLPVVSTPIRDVVRTYGSEDFVQIADTAEAFEKAIELALARKHPSDWNSIDGFLIKNSWDHTWGEMNRLMVAQMSLPVEQ; the protein is encoded by the coding sequence ATGAAAGTAACAGACTCTACGCCTGTTTCTGCTGATGTCGTCAATACACCTTCCCGGTCAACGACTTCGGCGGGTGCAATGCCTGCCTCTACCCTGTCCGGGGCCGGCGAAGTTCAGGACTTAATTTGCTTTTCGCACCTGCGCTGGAACTTTGTTTACCAGCGCCCACAGCATCTGCTGAGTCGGGCCACAAAAAATTTCCGGGTCTGGTTTATAGAAGAACCTATTTGGGATAATGATTTTCGGCTCAACGTCTGCCAGCAGACCGACCGGCTGACCGTTCTGGTGCCACACCTTCCCCACGGTACCAGTCCCGAAGAAGCCGTGCGGCTGCAGCGTCAACTGGTGGATGAGTTCATAAGCCAACGGCGCATGACCGATTACGTTGCCTGGTATTATACGCCGATGGCTCTTCTGTTTTCGGATCATTTGAAACCCCGCCTAACTGTCTATGACTGCATGGATGAACTTTCGGCGTTCTGGGGAGCACCGCCCCAACTGCTTGAACAGGAACGTAAGCTTATTGAACGCGCCGGGGTTGTTTTTACAGGGGGTTACAGTCTTTATGAAGCCAAGCAGAACCGGCATCCTCACGTCTTTGCTTTTCCGAGCAGTATTGACTTCGCGCATTTCTCGGTTTCCCGCCGGCCGCAACCTGATCCGATCGATCAGCGTTCGCTGCCCACGCCCCGGATCGGCTTCAGTGGCGTAATTGATGAACGGTTTGATTATGAACTACTGGGCAAACTGGCCCAACGCCGGCCCGAATGGCAGTTCATCCTCCTCGGCCCAATCGTTAAAATCAACCCTGCGTTGCTGCCCAAGGCGCCCAATGTGCATTACCTGGGGATGAAAGCGTATAAAGAGCTGCCTACTTATTTCAGCAACTGGAACGTAGGCATGCTGCCATTCGCCCTGAATGACTCAACCCGATTTATTAGTCCAACCAAAACGCCCGAGTATCTGGCGGCTGGCTTACCGGTTGTCTCAACGCCCATTCGCGATGTGGTTCGTACCTACGGCAGTGAAGATTTTGTACAGATTGCCGATACAGCCGAAGCATTTGAAAAGGCTATTGAACTGGCCTTAGCCAGAAAACACCCCAGCGACTGGAACAGCATTGACGGGTTTTTAATCAAAAATTCCTGGGATCATACCTGGGGCGAGATGAACCGCCTGATGGTGGCTCAGATGAGTTTACCCGTTGAGCAGTAA
- a CDS encoding M1 family aminopeptidase, translating into MRFVYVILLLCPYFTLAQSDDGGQFCQQGKIRFFERLATNPKARLAYPGDATIDVTYYGLDLYLTHTPSYLRGVATIALKSTAENLSSFFLDLNSTTATTGEGLRVDSVKVGAQRLTFQHAQNRLAITLPQTLTNGQALTLTVFYQGVPNSRDLGSFRFSRHEFTTDPSIWSLSEPYGAPDWFPCKDTPADKADSSAVRITAPAQFVSVSNGTLESRTDNPDGTRTYQWRNHYPIAQYLISVALSNYERYDTPFTYAGQTMPVTHYLYPETLPQVKANLDLTPGMLQLFSDRFGPYPFLREKYGHAQFGQGNGGMEHQTISSMEANAFTPAVIAHELAHQWFGDKITCRDWQNIWLNEGFASYAEAVYVESVRSVAGYQTTMNNFMARARNAQGSIYVQDITNFGDIFNSNRSYAKGATVLHMLRGVVGDSLFFRILRTYTATPGLAYGTAVTEDFQNIAQQVSGQNLGYFFRQWIYGEGYPVYRATIQPGMSASTITVQLTQRNSAGSTNPTLFTMPVQLQIQSTAGDTTVTVLNDRPEQTFLLPARGPVTGVIIDPSNRILKTVEAANIVTAVDEQEPTNLRIYPNPATENLRVDFSLDQTGPVTLTLTNLLGQPVRNLTEPLLRAGQYTRTLNLQGVSAGQYILAVETPAGRQNRVVLVP; encoded by the coding sequence ATGCGCTTTGTCTACGTAATCCTTCTCCTGTGTCCCTATTTCACCCTGGCGCAGTCCGACGACGGCGGACAGTTCTGTCAGCAGGGCAAAATACGCTTCTTCGAGCGACTGGCGACCAATCCTAAAGCGCGGCTGGCCTACCCCGGCGACGCCACTATTGACGTTACGTATTACGGACTCGATCTTTACCTGACGCACACGCCCAGTTACCTGCGCGGGGTAGCAACCATTGCCCTTAAAAGCACAGCAGAGAACCTCAGCAGTTTCTTCCTGGACTTGAACTCAACCACTGCCACTACAGGCGAGGGGCTTCGGGTAGACTCGGTAAAAGTCGGCGCGCAGAGACTAACGTTTCAGCACGCGCAGAACCGGTTAGCCATTACGCTCCCCCAAACCCTGACCAATGGCCAGGCGTTGACGCTAACGGTTTTCTACCAGGGCGTTCCCAACAGCCGCGACCTGGGCAGCTTCAGATTCAGCAGGCATGAGTTCACAACCGACCCGTCGATCTGGAGTCTGAGCGAACCCTATGGCGCACCTGACTGGTTCCCGTGCAAGGATACACCCGCTGATAAAGCCGATTCCTCGGCCGTGCGCATTACGGCGCCGGCGCAGTTTGTATCGGTGTCGAACGGAACGCTCGAGAGTAGAACGGATAACCCCGACGGCACTCGCACCTACCAGTGGCGAAATCATTATCCCATTGCGCAGTACCTCATCTCGGTAGCTCTCTCAAATTACGAGCGGTACGACACGCCCTTTACGTATGCCGGTCAGACAATGCCGGTTACGCATTACCTCTATCCGGAAACCTTACCCCAGGTCAAAGCCAATCTGGATCTGACGCCCGGCATGCTGCAACTGTTCAGCGACCGGTTTGGCCCCTATCCGTTCCTGCGCGAGAAGTATGGTCATGCGCAGTTTGGCCAGGGCAATGGCGGTATGGAGCACCAGACCATCAGTTCCATGGAAGCCAATGCCTTCACTCCGGCTGTAATCGCGCATGAATTGGCGCATCAGTGGTTCGGGGATAAAATCACCTGCCGCGACTGGCAGAATATCTGGCTAAATGAAGGCTTCGCATCGTATGCCGAAGCGGTGTATGTGGAGTCGGTTCGCTCGGTTGCGGGCTACCAGACAACCATGAACAATTTCATGGCCCGCGCCCGCAATGCCCAGGGCAGCATCTATGTGCAGGATATTACCAATTTTGGAGACATATTTAATAGTAACCGTAGCTACGCCAAAGGAGCTACCGTGCTGCATATGCTACGGGGCGTTGTGGGTGACAGTTTGTTTTTCCGCATACTACGCACCTATACCGCTACGCCGGGCTTAGCCTACGGAACAGCCGTGACGGAGGATTTTCAGAATATTGCTCAGCAGGTATCCGGGCAGAATCTGGGGTATTTCTTCAGACAATGGATTTACGGCGAGGGGTATCCCGTTTACCGCGCCACGATCCAGCCCGGAATGTCGGCCAGTACTATTACCGTACAGCTTACCCAACGTAACAGTGCAGGCAGCACTAACCCAACGTTGTTTACCATGCCGGTACAGCTTCAGATTCAGTCGACGGCTGGCGACACAACCGTAACGGTTCTGAACGACCGGCCCGAGCAGACGTTTTTACTTCCCGCCCGTGGGCCAGTGACGGGCGTAATCATTGACCCCAGCAACCGAATCCTGAAAACCGTCGAAGCGGCCAACATCGTTACGGCGGTTGATGAACAAGAGCCGACAAATCTGCGGATTTACCCAAATCCAGCCACCGAAAATCTGCGGGTCGATTTTAGCCTTGATCAGACAGGCCCCGTTACGCTTACGCTTACAAATCTGCTGGGTCAACCGGTTCGAAACCTGACCGAACCCTTGCTCAGAGCGGGACAGTATACGCGAACGTTGAACCTCCAGGGCGTATCGGCAGGGCAGTATATTCTGGCCGTTGAAACTCCCGCCGGGCGACAAAATCGGGTAGTTTTGGTTCCCTGA
- a CDS encoding VOC family protein — translation MKKQLFYWLTVFSLTTSVVSFGQSSLGIMRHNHLGIHVKDIPTSAAFYRDVLGLKPIPVPENLKLTRAWFDIGDGQQIHLLDGRTEQITHDRNGTHYALFVEDINKSEAFLKAKNLPYHRQVRFDGVVQLYFSDPDGYLFELNEGKKSTRGF, via the coding sequence ATGAAAAAACAGTTATTCTATTGGCTGACAGTGTTTAGCCTAACAACATCCGTTGTTTCATTCGGCCAGAGCAGCCTGGGTATCATGCGCCATAATCACCTGGGTATTCACGTAAAAGACATCCCAACCAGCGCAGCATTTTACCGCGATGTACTTGGACTGAAACCCATTCCAGTGCCTGAAAACCTGAAGCTTACCCGCGCCTGGTTCGACATTGGCGATGGACAGCAGATTCACCTGTTAGATGGACGTACCGAACAGATTACCCACGATCGGAACGGCACGCACTATGCGCTGTTTGTTGAAGACATCAATAAATCTGAAGCGTTTCTAAAAGCTAAAAATCTGCCCTACCACCGGCAGGTGCGTTTCGACGGCGTTGTGCAACTCTACTTCTCCGACCCGGATGGCTATCTGTTTGAACTGAACGAGGGAAAAAAGTCAACCAGAGGGTTCTGA
- a CDS encoding cell division protein ZapA: MEELSIRVKIADRFYPMTVESESEAIVREAAKLIQDQLKQYREMGVTDTQNALAMIAFDCLVNHLRGERKMQRLQQMVFDKITQLDQVVTSAITT; this comes from the coding sequence ATGGAAGAACTGTCAATTCGCGTCAAGATTGCCGATCGGTTTTACCCCATGACGGTAGAGTCGGAGTCAGAGGCCATTGTGCGCGAAGCCGCCAAGCTGATTCAGGATCAACTGAAGCAATACCGCGAAATGGGCGTTACGGATACGCAAAACGCTCTGGCAATGATTGCCTTCGACTGTCTGGTTAATCACCTCAGAGGAGAACGGAAAATGCAACGATTACAACAAATGGTGTTTGACAAAATAACTCAATTAGATCAGGTCGTTACGTCGGCCATTACAACGTAG
- the rny gene encoding ribonuclease Y produces MDIPVWLLILATLAGGGIGILIGRQMMAGVRAKHEQEAEEKATAILKNAELQAETIKKDRMLEAKEKYLKLKSEFEETTNQKRNLLLQNETKLKQREQQLNQQAEQQRTRESELNQQRNEIAQQKNSLSQQIEALNKRREEVDRRQQEADRMLADQVSQLEKIAGLSADQAREQLVENLKAEAETRASSYIKNIVEEAKLTATKEAKKVVIETIQRTATEHAIENCVSVFNIESDDVKGKVIGREGRNIRALEAATGVEIIVDDTPEAIIISGFDPVRREIARLSLHRLVQDGRIHPARIEEIVAKTRKNIEDEIVEIGERTVIDLGIHGLHPELIKMIGRMRFRSSYGQNLLQHSREVAKLCATMAAELGLNAKLAKRAGLLHDIGKVWPEEAELPHAILGMELAKKYKENPEVINAIGAHHDEIEMTSMISPIVQVCDAVSGSRPGARREMMESYIRRLKELEELAGNFPGVTKCYAIQAGRELRIMVDADHVSDERAGVLSYEISQKIEKEMQYPGQIKVTVIREMRAVAYAK; encoded by the coding sequence ATGGACATTCCAGTTTGGTTATTGATTCTTGCTACCCTTGCTGGGGGTGGCATAGGCATATTAATTGGCCGCCAGATGATGGCGGGCGTTCGTGCGAAGCACGAACAGGAAGCAGAGGAAAAAGCAACCGCCATTCTTAAAAATGCGGAGCTGCAGGCCGAGACCATCAAGAAAGATCGGATGCTGGAGGCCAAAGAGAAGTACCTGAAACTAAAGTCTGAATTTGAAGAAACGACGAATCAGAAGCGAAATCTACTCCTCCAGAACGAAACAAAACTCAAGCAGCGCGAGCAGCAACTCAACCAGCAGGCCGAACAGCAGCGTACCCGCGAGAGCGAACTGAATCAGCAGCGTAACGAAATTGCGCAGCAGAAAAACAGCCTTTCGCAGCAGATTGAAGCGCTCAACAAACGGCGCGAAGAAGTAGACCGGCGTCAGCAGGAAGCCGATCGGATGCTGGCTGACCAGGTTTCTCAACTCGAAAAAATTGCGGGTCTGTCGGCCGATCAGGCACGTGAACAGCTTGTTGAAAACCTGAAAGCCGAAGCCGAAACACGGGCATCCTCCTACATCAAGAACATCGTTGAAGAAGCCAAGCTGACGGCTACCAAGGAAGCCAAGAAAGTCGTTATTGAGACCATTCAGCGTACGGCAACTGAACACGCCATCGAAAACTGCGTGTCGGTCTTCAACATCGAATCCGACGACGTAAAGGGGAAAGTAATTGGTCGGGAAGGTCGTAATATCCGGGCGCTGGAAGCCGCTACGGGTGTTGAAATCATCGTGGACGATACACCTGAAGCCATCATCATTTCGGGCTTTGATCCCGTTCGGCGCGAGATTGCCCGGCTGTCGCTGCACCGGCTTGTGCAGGACGGTCGTATTCACCCGGCCCGCATTGAAGAAATTGTGGCCAAGACCCGCAAGAACATCGAAGACGAAATCGTCGAAATTGGCGAGCGGACAGTTATCGACCTCGGCATTCACGGCCTTCATCCCGAGCTGATTAAGATGATCGGGCGGATGCGCTTCCGGTCGAGCTACGGGCAGAACCTGCTCCAGCACTCCCGCGAGGTAGCTAAACTCTGTGCGACGATGGCTGCTGAACTGGGCCTGAACGCCAAGCTGGCCAAACGCGCCGGATTGCTTCACGACATTGGTAAGGTCTGGCCCGAAGAAGCTGAACTGCCCCACGCGATTCTGGGCATGGAACTGGCCAAGAAATACAAAGAAAATCCGGAGGTCATCAACGCGATCGGTGCGCACCATGATGAAATCGAGATGACGAGCATGATTTCGCCCATCGTACAGGTTTGCGACGCCGTGTCGGGTTCGCGGCCGGGCGCACGTCGCGAAATGATGGAATCGTATATCCGGCGACTGAAAGAACTCGAAGAACTGGCCGGTAATTTCCCCGGCGTAACCAAGTGCTACGCCATCCAGGCGGGTCGTGAGTTGCGGATCATGGTCGATGCTGACCATGTTTCCGACGAGCGGGCGGGTGTTCTGTCGTACGAAATTTCGCAGAAAATCGAAAAAGAAATGCAGTACCCCGGCCAGATCAAAGTGACGGTCATTCGGGAGATGCGGGCCGTAGCCTACGCCAAGTAA
- a CDS encoding DUF4230 domain-containing protein has product MDFLTTVLLLLVGAGGGIGLASFLQKRSGITNVQRDSVLLLERIEKVFKVVMAEGYFSEIYNYQDQKKILYLLNDPKKAMVIAKSKVLVGFDFAKVRFRVPVTGERKLVIESFPEPEVLSIDTDYRFYDIQAGILNHFSGADYTQILEEAKQAMNERAMQSDLPKIANNQIQYMMYQLASSMDWQLQLPEAEQRKLEAIKAQAEELTSKSATRPAEE; this is encoded by the coding sequence ATGGATTTTTTAACCACCGTATTACTGCTTCTTGTCGGCGCTGGCGGGGGTATCGGTTTGGCCAGCTTTCTTCAGAAACGCTCAGGCATTACGAACGTACAGCGTGATTCGGTACTCCTGCTGGAACGTATCGAAAAGGTGTTCAAGGTTGTGATGGCCGAGGGCTACTTCTCGGAAATCTACAATTATCAGGATCAGAAAAAGATTCTTTATCTGTTGAACGACCCCAAAAAAGCCATGGTCATTGCCAAATCGAAAGTGCTGGTGGGGTTCGATTTCGCCAAAGTACGGTTTCGGGTGCCGGTTACTGGTGAGCGTAAACTTGTAATTGAATCGTTTCCGGAGCCGGAGGTGCTGTCCATCGATACAGACTACCGGTTTTATGACATTCAGGCTGGTATTCTGAATCACTTCAGCGGTGCCGATTACACCCAGATTCTGGAGGAAGCCAAGCAGGCCATGAACGAGCGGGCCATGCAGAGCGATCTGCCCAAAATTGCCAACAATCAGATTCAGTATATGATGTATCAGTTGGCCAGCTCGATGGACTGGCAGCTTCAGCTCCCCGAAGCCGAACAGCGTAAGCTGGAAGCTATTAAAGCGCAGGCCGAAGAACTGACCAGCAAGTCTGCAACGCGACCGGCTGAGGAATAA